One segment of Desulfosudis oleivorans Hxd3 DNA contains the following:
- a CDS encoding CBS domain-containing protein, producing MDVVTTHNTTDFDALASLVAAGLYYPEALMVLPTRVNTNVSAFLSIHKDLFAIHSYKDVDMDAVTRLVVTDTNQWKRLDRLSVLEKRPNIDIHVWDHHGVPSDITASQVVQESVGACTTLFVERFAAEGIDISPIQATLFMAGIYEDTGNLTFPATTSRDARAAAHLLDCKADLNVLENFLRQSYGARQKEVLFEMLQKAERINVDGHRISICEMDLAGHTQGLSLVVHMYRDILNVDAAFGIFNEPEKKRCVVIARSGVDSLDVGQIMRIMGGGGRPAAASAMLKDVGTTGVKEWVLELIRNSQRSAVHIGDLMSFPVETIEASATMKEAAATLKQKKISGMPVMEAEQLVGIISVRDANKIKKAAQWEMPVKAFMATNIVTAPPDMAVPKAARLLVKHDVGRLPVLRDGKVIGIFTRSDAMLYYYDQLPE from the coding sequence ATGGACGTGGTTACCACCCATAATACCACCGATTTTGACGCGCTGGCCTCTCTGGTGGCGGCCGGCCTGTACTACCCTGAAGCCCTCATGGTGCTGCCCACACGGGTCAATACCAATGTCTCGGCGTTTCTGTCCATTCACAAGGACCTGTTTGCCATTCACTCTTACAAGGATGTGGATATGGACGCGGTGACCCGGCTGGTGGTGACGGACACCAACCAGTGGAAGCGGCTGGACCGGCTGAGCGTTCTTGAAAAAAGGCCGAATATCGACATTCATGTCTGGGACCATCACGGCGTACCCTCCGACATTACCGCCAGCCAGGTGGTACAGGAGTCGGTGGGTGCCTGCACCACCCTGTTTGTGGAGCGGTTTGCGGCGGAAGGCATCGACATTTCCCCGATCCAGGCCACCCTTTTTATGGCCGGTATTTACGAGGACACGGGCAACCTGACCTTTCCCGCCACAACATCCAGGGACGCCCGGGCCGCTGCCCACCTGCTGGACTGCAAGGCCGATCTGAACGTGCTGGAAAACTTTCTGCGCCAGTCCTACGGAGCCCGGCAGAAGGAGGTGCTGTTCGAGATGCTGCAGAAGGCGGAACGGATCAATGTGGACGGCCACCGGATCAGCATCTGCGAAATGGACCTGGCCGGCCACACCCAGGGCCTCTCCCTGGTGGTGCACATGTACCGGGATATTCTGAACGTGGACGCCGCCTTTGGCATCTTCAACGAACCGGAGAAAAAACGGTGCGTGGTGATCGCCCGAAGCGGCGTTGACTCCCTGGACGTGGGCCAGATCATGCGGATCATGGGCGGCGGGGGCCGGCCGGCGGCGGCATCGGCCATGTTAAAGGACGTGGGCACCACCGGTGTAAAGGAGTGGGTGCTGGAGCTGATCCGGAACAGCCAGCGATCCGCCGTGCACATCGGGGATCTCATGAGCTTTCCCGTGGAAACGATTGAGGCCTCGGCCACCATGAAGGAGGCGGCTGCCACGCTCAAACAAAAAAAGATATCGGGTATGCCGGTGATGGAAGCCGAACAGCTGGTGGGCATTATTTCGGTGCGGGATGCCAACAAGATCAAAAAGGCGGCCCAGTGGGAGATGCCGGTCAAGGCCTTTATGGCCACCAACATCGTCACCGCGCCGCCGGACATGGCGGTCCCCAAGGCGGCCCGGCTGCTGGTCAAACATGACGTGGGCCGGCTCCCGGTGCTGAGGGACGGCAAGGTGATCGGCATCTTCACCCGGTCCGACGCCATGCTGTACTATTACGACCAGCTGCCTGAATAA
- the pdxA gene encoding 4-hydroxythreonine-4-phosphate dehydrogenase PdxA, which produces MNPRPLIGITMGDPVGIGPEIILTALAGTSVYEKCRPLVIGDPGVLGQAMAVAGYAPVIHMTDTPETGVYRPGTISMFSPAPPLSPVTWGEPTPETGGAMEAWITTAVDMAMAGAISAMVTCPINKEALKMAGSAFAGHTEMLAMRTGTNRYAMMLAGNRLRVVLVTIHTALQNVPGLLSVDAIADTILLTVESLKQRFGMNAPRVAVAGLNPHAGEGGLFGDEEARLITPAIEAARRKTEAAITGPWPPDTVFVKAAAGDFDAVVCMYHDQGLIPFKLLHFEDGVNTTLGLPIIRTSVDHGTAYDIAGTGRADCRSLTAAIDMAIDQAACLGKRPAA; this is translated from the coding sequence ATGAACCCTCGCCCCCTGATCGGTATCACCATGGGCGATCCTGTCGGCATAGGCCCGGAAATTATCTTGACGGCACTGGCTGGAACGTCGGTTTACGAAAAGTGCCGGCCCCTGGTGATCGGAGACCCCGGCGTTTTGGGCCAGGCCATGGCGGTTGCCGGTTACGCGCCGGTGATTCACATGACCGACACCCCGGAAACCGGCGTTTACCGGCCCGGCACCATCAGCATGTTCAGTCCGGCCCCGCCCCTTTCCCCTGTCACCTGGGGAGAGCCCACACCGGAAACCGGTGGTGCCATGGAGGCCTGGATCACCACGGCCGTGGACATGGCCATGGCCGGGGCCATCTCCGCCATGGTCACCTGCCCCATCAACAAGGAGGCCCTGAAAATGGCGGGCAGCGCGTTTGCCGGCCACACCGAGATGCTGGCCATGCGCACCGGCACGAACCGGTATGCCATGATGCTGGCCGGCAACCGGCTGCGGGTGGTGCTGGTGACCATTCACACAGCCCTTCAAAATGTCCCCGGACTGCTGTCGGTGGATGCCATTGCCGACACCATTCTCCTGACAGTGGAAAGCCTGAAGCAGCGGTTCGGCATGAACGCGCCGCGTGTCGCCGTGGCCGGCTTAAATCCCCACGCCGGGGAGGGCGGGCTGTTCGGCGACGAGGAGGCCCGGCTGATCACCCCGGCCATTGAGGCGGCCCGGCGGAAAACAGAAGCGGCCATTACCGGCCCCTGGCCGCCGGACACCGTGTTTGTCAAGGCCGCGGCCGGCGACTTTGACGCGGTGGTGTGCATGTATCACGACCAGGGGTTGATCCCCTTCAAGCTGCTTCACTTCGAGGACGGGGTTAACACCACCCTGGGCCTGCCCATTATCCGCACATCGGTGGACCACGGCACGGCCTACGATATTGCCGGAACGGGCCGGGCCGACTGCCGCAGCCTGACCGCGGCCATCGACATGGCCATCGACCAGGCGGCCTGCCTGGGAAAACGCCCTGCCGCCTGA